In the Alligator mississippiensis isolate rAllMis1 chromosome 7, rAllMis1, whole genome shotgun sequence genome, one interval contains:
- the LOC132251492 gene encoding olfactory receptor 8A1-like, which produces MQSVAHIGWSNQTSITEFILLGFGNLSEMQIPLFLMFLLIYLVTISGNILIVTLVMVDQHLHTPMYFFLGNLSCLETCYSSIILPRMLASLLSGDKTISVRDCFSQFYCFGDLVATECYLLAVMSCDRYLAICNPLRYAVIMNGRVCTRLAAYCWTGGFLGSTTVIILMSELKFCSANEIDHFFCDFSPIVKLSCTDTKLVEFLVITLSSISSLIPFLLTLTSYACIISTILRISSTSGRQKAFSTCSSHLVIVATYYGTLFIVYLVPTDYVSKSLHKVFSVFYTVLTPMLNPLVYSLRNKEVNKALRRALNKIYGFARFPFIKFNQRDMN; this is translated from the coding sequence ATGCAGTCAGTTGCACACATAGGATGGAGTAATCAAACGTCCATCACGGAATTCATCCTTCTGGGATTTGGGAATCTCTCTGAAATGCAAATCCCTCTCTTCCTGATGTTTCTACTGATTTATCTTGTGACCATCTCTGGGAATATCCTCATTGTTACACTAGTTATGGTGGATCAGCaccttcacactcccatgtactttttcctgggGAACTTGTCATGCTTGGAGACCTGCTACAGCTCCATCatcctgcccaggatgctggccagcCTCTTGAGTGGGGACAAAACCATTTCTGTCAGAGATTGCTTCTCACAGTTTTATTGCTTTGGTGATCTAGTAGCAACAGAATGCTACCTGCTGGCAGTGATGTCTTGCGATCGGTATTTAGCAATATGCAATCCACTCCGTTATGCCGTTATTATGAATGGCAGGGTTTGCACCCGGCTAGCAGCTTATTGTTGGACAGGTGGCTTTCTGGGCAGCACCACAGTAATCATTTTAATGTCAGAACTAAAGTTTTGTAGCGCCAATGAAAtcgaccatttcttttgtgatttcTCACCCATAGTGAAACTCTCATGTACTGACACCAAACTTGTAGAATTTTTGGTCATCACACTGTCTTCAATATCTTCACTGATCCCATTTTTGCTAACCCTGACATCCTATGCTTGCATCATAAGCACTATCTTGAGAATCAGTTCCACATCTGGGAGGCAAAAGGCCTTCTCTACCTGCTCCTCTCACCTTGTCATTGTTGCAACCTATTATGGGACCCTGTTTATTGTCTATTTGGTTCCAACAGACTATGTTTCAAAGAGCTTACACAAAGTGTTCTCGGTCTTTTACACTGTCCTGACCCCCATGCTCAACCCACTCGTCTACAGCCTTAGAAACAAAGAGGTGAACAAAGCCCTGAGAAGAGCTCTCAATAAAATATATGGTTTTGCAAGATTTCCATTCATAAAATTTAACCAGAGGGATATGAACTAG